The following proteins are encoded in a genomic region of Rattus rattus isolate New Zealand chromosome 2, Rrattus_CSIRO_v1, whole genome shotgun sequence:
- the Znf296 gene encoding zinc finger protein 296 — MSRRKAGRVPRRVDPEPDDDLEMPDLIIDVKPDCDLGSLAQGPWSARDVPMPGLFDVERRLQTASRPLGASSTCAPWMPLSSMSSDRQPWTDKHPDLLTCGRCGKIFPLGSITAFMDHKKQGCQLRQISDPISESKDLKALSCLQCGRQYTSAWKLLCHAQWDHGLCIYQTQQLETPEAPLLGLAEVAAAMSAVAVVGPVEDKPPSVSSAARRSPTCFVCKKTLSSFSNLKVHMRSHTGERPYSCDQCSYSCAQSSKLNRHKKTHRQPTPGSPSTSASSREVSPAAPPEPAAYAAAPASTPPCQNVEKAGAAATAGIQEPGAPGSGAQESPGFGGCGATAKVERTDSVKIEKITPRKSHRAGGKCEFCGKSFTNSSNLTVHRRSHTGERPYTCDQCSYACAQSSKLNRHRRTHGLGTGKTVYKCPHCLVPFVLQATLDKHLRQKHPEMA; from the exons ATGTCCCGCCGCAAGGCCGGCCGCGTGCCTCGCCGCGTAGACCCGGAGCCCGACGACGACCTGGAGATGCCTGATCTCATCATTGATGTGAAACCGGACTGCGACCTGGGGTCCTTGGCACAAGGGCCCTGGTCCGCGAGGGACGTGCCCATGCCGGGGCTCTTCGATGTGGAGCGTCGCCTCCAAACCGCCTCGCGCCCACTTGGCGCGTCCAGCACGTGTGCCCCGTGGATGCCTCTGAGTTCTATGTCTTCCG ACCGCCAGCCCTGGACCGACAAGCACCCAGATCTGTTGACCTGCGGCCGCTGCGGGAAGATCTTCCCATTAGGGTCCATCACCGCTTTTATGGATCACAAAAAGCAAGGCTGTCAGCTCCGTCAAATCTCCGACCCCATCTCAG aATCCAAAGATCTGAAGGCTCTGAGCTGCCTCCAGTGTGGCAGACAGTACACCAGTGCTTGGAAGTTGCTATGCCACGCCCAGTGGGACCACGGTCTATGCATCTACCAGACACAACAATTGGAGACCCCAGAGGCTCCGCTGCTGGGCCTGGCTGAGGTGGCTGCAGCCATGTCAGCAGTGGCAGTGGTGGGGCCAGTTGAGGACAAGCCCCCTTCAGTGAGTAGCGCTGCCCGGCGGAGCCCTACCTGCTTCGTATGTAAGAAGACCCTCAGCTCTTTCAGCAACCTCAAGGTCCACATGCGTTCCCACACTGGTGAGCGACCCTACTCCTGTGACCAGTGTTCCTATTCCTGCGCTCAGAGCAGCAAGCTGAACAGACATAAGAAGACCCATCGGCAGCCAACGCCTGGGAGCCCCTCCACTTCTGCCAGTAGCCGCGAAGTCTCCCCAGCAGCCCCTCCTGAACCAGCAGCCTATGCAGCTGCTCCAGCCAGCACTCCCCCATGCCAGAATGTGGAGAAGGCTGGAGCTGCCGCCACAGCAGGAATTCAGGAACCTGGTGCCCCTGGCAGTGGGGCTCAAGAGAGTCCAGGTTTTGGTGGCTGTGGAGCCACTGCCAAAGTAGAGAGGACTGACTCTGTAAAGATAGAGAAGATAACACCCAGGAAGAGTCACCGGGCTGGGGGCAAGTGTGAGTTCTGCGGGAAGTCCTTCACCAACAGCAGCAACCTCACGGTGCATCGGCGATCGCACACTGGCGAGCGGCCCTATACCTGTGACCAGTGTTCCTACGCTTGTGCCCAGAGCAGCAAGCTCAACCGCCACCGCCGCACACATGGGCTGGGGACTGGCAAGACTGTGTACAAGTGCCCGCACTGCCTCGTACCCTTTGTCCTGCAGGCCACGCTGGACAAGCACCTGAGGCAGAAGCACCCGGAGATGGCCTGA
- the Gemin7 gene encoding gem-associated protein 7 isoform X1 codes for MSSVSAAPGGGCGAWTMQSLPIIPVPVPVLRLPRGPDGFSRGFAPDGRRTILRPEVGEGRIQDPPESQEQRARAALRERYLRSLLAMVGHPVSFTLHEGVHVTAQFGATDLDVANFYVSQLQTPIGVQAEALLRCSDIISYSFKL; via the exons ATGTCCTCCGTGTCCGCCGCACCGGGAGGGGGCTGCGG AGCCTGGACCATGCAGAGCCTACCAATCATTCCTGTGCCGGTGCCGGTGCTGCGCCTCCCTCGGGGCCCGGATGGCTTCAGCCGAGGCTTTGCCCCTGATGGACGCAGGACCATCCTGAGGCCAGAAGTCGGAGAAGGTCGTATTCAAGATCCGCCAGAGTCACAGGAACAGCGGGCCCGAGCCGCTCTGCGGGAGCGCTACCTCCGAAGCCTCCTAGCCATGGTGGGCCACCCTGTGAGTTTCACACTGCACGAAGGTGTACACGTGACTGCCCAGTTTGGTGCCACAGACCTGGATGTAGCTAACTTCTACGTTTCCCAGCTGCAGACTCCCATAGGTGTGCAGGCGGAGGCCCTGCTTCGATGTAGTGACATAATTTCCTATTCCTTCAAGCTGTGA
- the Gemin7 gene encoding gem-associated protein 7 isoform X2, translated as MQSLPIIPVPVPVLRLPRGPDGFSRGFAPDGRRTILRPEVGEGRIQDPPESQEQRARAALRERYLRSLLAMVGHPVSFTLHEGVHVTAQFGATDLDVANFYVSQLQTPIGVQAEALLRCSDIISYSFKL; from the coding sequence ATGCAGAGCCTACCAATCATTCCTGTGCCGGTGCCGGTGCTGCGCCTCCCTCGGGGCCCGGATGGCTTCAGCCGAGGCTTTGCCCCTGATGGACGCAGGACCATCCTGAGGCCAGAAGTCGGAGAAGGTCGTATTCAAGATCCGCCAGAGTCACAGGAACAGCGGGCCCGAGCCGCTCTGCGGGAGCGCTACCTCCGAAGCCTCCTAGCCATGGTGGGCCACCCTGTGAGTTTCACACTGCACGAAGGTGTACACGTGACTGCCCAGTTTGGTGCCACAGACCTGGATGTAGCTAACTTCTACGTTTCCCAGCTGCAGACTCCCATAGGTGTGCAGGCGGAGGCCCTGCTTCGATGTAGTGACATAATTTCCTATTCCTTCAAGCTGTGA